The following are encoded together in the Diabrotica undecimpunctata isolate CICGRU chromosome 7, icDiaUnde3, whole genome shotgun sequence genome:
- the LOC140446377 gene encoding uncharacterized protein encodes MFGFTKDVILSYIPKPKKHVLLSTLHHDDQIDPTTGDESKHEAIMFYNSTKSGVDTVDQLRGSYTVARNTKRWPMVIFYALLDVAAINAFVIQRSNTPDLKTSKRRRFFLKELGLQLVMDNIKARAQSPHLARNISSVVLDQ; translated from the coding sequence ATGTTTGGATTTACCAAAGATGTCATATTGTCCTatataccaaaaccaaaaaaacatgtTCTTTTGTCAACCCTACACCATGATGACCAAATCGATCCGACAACGGGTGACGAAAGTAAACATGAAGCAATAATGTTCTATAACTCAACGAAAAGTGGTGTGGACACCGTTGATCAACTTCGAGGTTCCTATACTGTCGCAAGAAATACAAAACGCTGGCCCATGGTCATCTTTTATGCATTGCTTGATGTTGCTGCAATAAATGCATTTGTGATACAGAGAAGTAACACACCGGATctaaaaacaagcaaaagaaGAAGATTCTTTTTAAAAGAACTAGGTCTTCAGTTAGTGATGGACAATATAAAAGCAAGAGCTCAATCTCCTCATTTGGCACGAAATATAAGCTCAGTGGTGTTGGACCAGTAG